The nucleotide window TTGATCATGCCTTGGAGTCCCATCGCGCGGCCGTCGTCCGGCGAGTAAATCCGCGTAATCCCGTACCGGTGGAGCTCCTCGATTTCGCTCGGAAGGATCGTCCCGCCGCCCCCACCGAAAATGCGGATGTGCCCGGCGCCTCGCTCGCGGAGCAGGTCATGCATGTACGTGAAGAACTCCATGTGCCCGCCTTGGTACGACGTGACTGCCACCGCCTGCACGTCCTCTTGAATGGCGCACTGCACAATTTCCGCGACCGAGCGATTGTGTCCCAAGTGAATGACCTCGGCACCGCTCGATTGCATAATGCGTCGCATGATGTTGATCGCTGCGTCGTGACCATCGAACAAAGACGCCGCAGTTACAATGCGGATGCGGTGGGTGGGACGGTAGGCTTCAACCTGCTGTGCCATCGAATCGAAAGGCTACGTTCAACCGATGCGAATTTCGGAAATTACTCCATGAGACTGGGAACTCTTCTGCCGCCCACTGTGCTTATCACACCGAGTATCGTCTCTTCGAGTGACCATGGAACGCCAGTCAGTGACGATCTTTTGGTTTCGGCGCGACCTTCGATTGGAAGACAACCGCGGCTTGCAGGCGGCGCTCCAGAGCCCGTATCCTGTCGTGCCTGTGTTCATTTTCGATCGAACAATCCTCGATCGGCTCAGTGATCGCTACGATCGGCGGGTCTCGCTCATTCACGCTTGGGTCGGTGAGTTAGCCGAGCAGATTGCAAGGTGCGGAAGTTCTTTCCTTGTCGAACATGGCACTCCAGAGGAAGTTTTTACACGACTTGTCGAGCGATTCGATGTGCGAGCAGTCTATACCAACCGCGACTACGAACCTTCGGCAATTGCACGCGATGCTGCAATCGAAACGCTCCTGCGCCAGAGAGGCATCCCGCTTGTGACGTTCAAAGATCAGTGCATCTTCGAAGCAAGTGAGATTCATAAACCAGATGGCACGCCGTACACCGTGTACACGCCGTACAGCAAAGCATGGCGCGCGCGCCTTGCGCCGAGTGATTATGCCGAGTGCCGAACTGACCACTTGCTCGACCGTCTCTGGAAGGCAGAGCCTGTGCCAATTCCATCGCTGGAGGCGATCGGATTCCATCCAGTACCGGTAGCCATTCCACAACTCGATACAAGCGAAGAACTCCTGGCTCGGTATGCTGCCATGCGCGACTATCCAGCCGACGATGCAACATCACATGCGAGCATCTACCTGCGTTTCGGCAAGGTCAGCGTGCGTGCGTTAGTTCGCCGTGCGCTCGAGTGTGGAGCTGATGCCTGGCTGCGCGAATTGATCTGGCGAGAATTTTTCATGATGGTTTTGGCGGAATTTCCCCATGTCGTCACACGCTCATTTCATCCGGAGTACGACACCATCGCCTGGCGCAATGACGAGGAAGATTTTCGCCGATGGTGCGAAGGAAGGACCGGCTTCCCGCTCGTTGATGCCGGAATGCGCCAGCTGAACCAAACCGGAACGATGCACAACCGTGTGCGAATGGTCGTTGCGTCATTCCTGACAAAAGACCTGCTGATTGACTGGCGCTGGGGGGAAGCATACTTTGCCGAAAAGCTACTCGACTATGAGCTTTCGAGTAACAATGGCAACTGGCAGTGGGCTGCAGGGACTGGCTGCGACGCTGCGCCGTACTTCCGCGTGTTCAACCCCCTGCTCCAGCAAGCAAAGTTCGATCCAACCGGCCAGTACGTGCAACGCTGGATTCCAGAACTGGGAACGCCGGAGTATCCATCACCGATGATTGACCACGCAACAGCCAAAGAACGCGCTATCGCTGCCTATCGAGCAGCGCTCGAAGCAATGGGCAAGGTACTTACGCGCCGTTGAAATATCCACCGGCGGACATGCGCAGAAGCCAGATTATGACTCGACTTCCTCCCAACGGCGCTCATCGAAAATGAGTTGACGGCACAATTCCCGGCCACGCTCATCAATCGTGTAGAGCGGTACAATCTTGGATGCGTGAACAATGGCAAGATCGAGCCCAGCCTCGACGGCATAGTGCAGAAAAACAGAATTGAGAATGTGCCGAATGCGTGGCGATAGCCCGAACGAACAATTGCTGATGCCCAGGATGGTAGCCGCGCGTGGCATCCGCTGCTTGATTTGCCGAAGGGCTTCCAGCGTCGCAAGAGCACTCTGGCGCAAGTCTTCTTGTCCCGATCCCAGCGGAAAGGTGAGCGGATCGAAAATCAAATCCTCCTCGCGCAAACCGTGATATCGCACGGCATGATCTCGGATGCGCTCGGCAATGGACACCTTTTTTTCGACCGTGTAGGCTTGTCCTTCTTCGTCAATCGAGAGCGCAACGACGGCTGCACCGAAGCGTTTGGCAAGCTGGAGAATGGCATCGGCTTTGCGCGTTCCCTCCTCGAAGTTGATCGAGTTGATGATTGCACGTCCACCGTAGAGCTTGAGCGCTTCCTCGAGTACCGGCACTTCGGTCGAATCGAACATGAGAGGAATCGTCACCTGCGTGCGAAAGCGACCGACGACCTCGCGCATATCCCGAACCTCATCGCGGCCAACGTAGGCAA belongs to Armatimonadota bacterium and includes:
- the phrB1 gene encoding deoxyribodipyrimidine photo-lyase: MERQSVTIFWFRRDLRLEDNRGLQAALQSPYPVVPVFIFDRTILDRLSDRYDRRVSLIHAWVGELAEQIARCGSSFLVEHGTPEEVFTRLVERFDVRAVYTNRDYEPSAIARDAAIETLLRQRGIPLVTFKDQCIFEASEIHKPDGTPYTVYTPYSKAWRARLAPSDYAECRTDHLLDRLWKAEPVPIPSLEAIGFHPVPVAIPQLDTSEELLARYAAMRDYPADDATSHASIYLRFGKVSVRALVRRALECGADAWLRELIWREFFMMVLAEFPHVVTRSFHPEYDTIAWRNDEEDFRRWCEGRTGFPLVDAGMRQLNQTGTMHNRVRMVVASFLTKDLLIDWRWGEAYFAEKLLDYELSSNNGNWQWAAGTGCDAAPYFRVFNPLLQQAKFDPTGQYVQRWIPELGTPEYPSPMIDHATAKERAIAAYRAALEAMGKVLTRR